The following proteins are co-located in the Pseudanabaena sp. BC1403 genome:
- a CDS encoding Dam family site-specific DNA-(adenine-N6)-methyltransferase, whose translation MPSSHRSSLLMTPLAKQVANITGSISKPERLTPPLKWAGGKRWLVQHLQHTWQKHSDRRLVEPFCGGLAIALGLQPHKALLNDINPHVVNFYQCLQKGLKLEIEVQNDREFYYAQRVEFNRLIHSGQAETPKAAQLFYYLNRTGYNGLCRFNQKGGFNVPFGKYKTINYNRDFTAYKPTLSQWKFANLDFGKIKVNSNDLIYADPPYDVEFRQYSKNGFEWSEQERLAQWLASQDCPAIASNQATDRILALYKDLGFEYQILDAPRRISCNGDRVPAKEMLAYKGFNGGLELL comes from the coding sequence ATGCCATCGTCTCACCGTTCATCTCTGCTCATGACTCCCTTGGCAAAACAAGTGGCAAATATTACTGGATCGATCTCAAAGCCAGAACGTCTTACTCCACCCCTGAAATGGGCTGGCGGTAAGCGTTGGCTTGTGCAACATTTGCAGCACACTTGGCAAAAGCATAGCGATCGCCGTTTGGTGGAGCCATTTTGTGGAGGCTTAGCGATCGCCTTGGGCTTACAACCTCACAAAGCTTTGCTAAATGACATCAATCCCCATGTTGTCAATTTTTATCAATGTTTGCAAAAGGGATTAAAGCTTGAAATTGAGGTTCAGAATGATCGCGAATTTTATTATGCTCAGCGTGTGGAATTTAATCGCCTAATTCATTCAGGACAAGCTGAAACTCCTAAAGCAGCGCAACTCTTTTATTACCTCAATCGCACAGGCTATAACGGGCTTTGTCGGTTTAATCAAAAAGGTGGTTTTAACGTTCCTTTTGGGAAATATAAAACCATAAATTACAATCGAGATTTCACAGCCTATAAGCCGACACTTTCACAATGGAAGTTTGCAAATCTAGACTTTGGTAAAATCAAGGTTAATTCTAATGATCTTATTTATGCCGATCCTCCTTACGATGTTGAGTTTCGGCAATATTCCAAAAATGGCTTTGAATGGTCAGAACAAGAGCGTTTAGCCCAATGGTTAGCTAGTCAAGATTGCCCTGCGATCGCATCTAATCAGGCGACGGATCGCATTCTTGCTCTCTACAAAGATCTAGGATTTGAATATCAAATTCTTGATGCTCCAAGACGGATTAGCTGCAATGGCGATCGCGTTCCTGCAAAGGAAATGCTTGCTTATAAAGGGTTTAATGGGGGCTTAGAACTATTATGA
- a CDS encoding PD-(D/E)XK nuclease superfamily protein, with protein MSLRNTETGAVLEQMVLHSLIYGGYLSQSQQYIGSRPGGGRHKIDVVANRGDRNVLISLKWQQVGGTAEQKVPFEVICLMDAMDQNPNYQKAYLVLGGEGWTLREFYISGDLQQYIPYGDRVEIVTLERFIMKANMAKL; from the coding sequence ATGAGTCTTCGCAATACCGAAACTGGGGCAGTTCTGGAGCAGATGGTATTGCATTCCTTAATTTATGGTGGATATCTCTCGCAGTCCCAGCAATACATTGGCAGCCGCCCTGGGGGAGGTAGACACAAAATCGATGTGGTGGCAAATCGTGGCGATCGCAATGTTTTGATTTCTCTAAAATGGCAACAGGTGGGTGGCACTGCGGAACAAAAGGTTCCTTTTGAAGTAATTTGCTTAATGGATGCGATGGATCAAAACCCTAATTATCAAAAGGCTTATTTAGTCCTTGGTGGTGAAGGTTGGACTCTGCGCGAATTCTATATCTCAGGCGATTTGCAGCAATATATTCCCTATGGCGATCGCGTAGAGATTGTCACCCTTGAGCGATTTATCATGAAAGCAAATATGGCAAAGCTTTGA
- a CDS encoding ATP-binding protein: MHSKAPIPENEAERLEALKRYNILDTLPEETFDDLTNLAAYICGTPIALISLVDANRQWFKAKIGLEASETPRDLAFCAHAILQPTPLVVPDTKKDERFANNPLVASEPNIQFYAGTPLVTPDGFALGTLCVIDRTPRDLSPEQLKALQTLGREVITQLELRNHVSNLRENITERQRIEDALLDSNQQLEQTVVELKNTQAQLIHAAKMSSLGQLVAGIAHELNNPINFICGNVSYIRYQVMGILELLKLYQHEHPQPSANIQTKAKELDLEFLAEDLPDTLSSVENGAERINQIVLSLRNFSRLDESNQKESDLHEGIDNTLLFLQHRLKDIHIIREYANLPMLNCNASQLNQVFMSIITNSIDAVEGLMHTRSPEITIRTELGDQSIIIKVIDNGVGINKESQDSIFDPFFTTKPVGKGIGLGLSISYTIIQEHGGDLKFTSQKEGGSEFIITLPMSTN, translated from the coding sequence ATGCATTCCAAAGCACCTATCCCAGAGAATGAAGCAGAACGTTTAGAAGCCTTAAAAAGGTACAACATTCTTGATACATTGCCAGAAGAAACGTTTGACGATCTGACAAATCTTGCGGCTTATATCTGTGGTACTCCCATTGCACTTATCAGTCTAGTTGATGCTAATCGCCAATGGTTTAAAGCCAAAATTGGGCTAGAAGCTTCGGAAACCCCAAGAGATCTTGCCTTTTGTGCTCATGCAATTCTCCAGCCTACGCCATTGGTCGTACCTGACACGAAGAAAGATGAACGATTTGCCAATAATCCATTGGTAGCATCTGAACCCAATATTCAATTCTATGCTGGCACACCCTTAGTGACTCCAGACGGATTTGCGTTGGGAACTCTCTGTGTTATTGATCGCACCCCAAGAGACCTCAGTCCAGAGCAGCTAAAAGCTTTACAGACATTAGGTCGGGAGGTGATTACGCAGTTAGAACTTCGCAATCATGTCTCTAATCTGCGGGAAAATATCACAGAAAGACAAAGAATAGAAGATGCTCTGTTGGACAGCAATCAACAACTGGAACAAACTGTAGTAGAACTAAAAAATACGCAAGCACAACTTATTCATGCCGCAAAAATGTCTAGCTTGGGGCAACTGGTGGCAGGTATTGCCCATGAATTGAATAACCCCATCAACTTTATTTGTGGTAATGTCAGCTATATTCGTTACCAAGTAATGGGAATACTAGAACTTCTGAAACTATACCAGCATGAGCATCCGCAGCCCAGTGCTAACATTCAAACCAAAGCTAAAGAGCTAGACTTGGAATTTCTAGCCGAAGATTTGCCTGACACTCTATCTTCCGTCGAAAATGGTGCAGAGCGCATTAATCAAATTGTGTTGTCATTGCGTAATTTCTCCCGCTTGGATGAATCAAATCAAAAAGAATCTGATTTACATGAAGGGATTGACAATACACTTTTATTTCTGCAACATCGTCTCAAGGATATCCACATCATTCGTGAATATGCCAATTTGCCAATGTTAAATTGCAATGCGTCGCAGCTCAACCAAGTTTTTATGTCTATCATCACTAATTCCATTGATGCAGTAGAAGGTTTGATGCATACGCGATCGCCAGAAATTACAATTCGCACTGAATTAGGCGATCAGTCGATCATTATCAAGGTTATTGATAACGGGGTTGGTATTAACAAAGAAAGTCAAGACTCTATCTTCGATCCATTTTTCACAACAAAGCCAGTTGGTAAGGGAATAGGCTTAGGACTGTCCATTAGTTACACAATTATTCAAGAACATGGAGGAGATCTGAAATTCACTTCACAGAAGGAAGGGGGAAGCGAATTCATTATTACGCTTCCTATGTCTACTAATTAG
- the recJ gene encoding single-stranded-DNA-specific exonuclease RecJ: MHLPQQRWQIFSPQPDLSREIADSTGLSPIIAQVLLNRGINTPEAAKIFLDPELEDLPDPKQEFPDLIRSIDRIELAIKNGDRITICGDYDVDGMTSTALLIRTLRLLGAIVEYEIPSRMTEGYGINARIVQDCHDRDVKLIITVDNGIAAYEAIALAESLNISVIVTDHHEVPEDPNKIPPATAILNPKYQVDPNSPYAAIAGVGVAYVLALELSDRFGKRTELENPLLELFTLGTIADLASLTGINRRLVKKGLRLLSQSKVIGIIALINETGIAKDKQTGLKPEAIGFGLGPRINAIGRIGNPQVIIDLLTCEEMGQAIALAQECEATNRKRQDLCKEIEQEAIAYMTKRRLDGFDITQERVLVIVDREVQNALTPAKTKKKKSTLSSSDQDLPKGNGWHHGVIGIVASRLVERYGAPVFIGSYEDAHDEDLESKHKGATVRFSVRGIPEFHVFHSLEYIANIRNKGGGHKAAGGFTLPAENMEKLRSGLREFADRENLLPSHIMPLINVDVLADISDISMTMLQTCDRLQPCGLGNPDPVFYSKNVRVLAQQTRGKDKVKHLSLTLDTGNGEKLKAIAWRWGEYCPVPDYVDIAYKLRANQWQDTTSVELEVVGIREATGTAMESSQNSPKQLQLQYNPAPIITKFPQWQKLSEAPRPLPRPLLLYGCDRPADKFKGDVDCDRPNRNRNYQSIVLWTLPPSFTHLQWLIAIAKPDYIYLGSHIPSLPSIDQFLAQVQSLDLENIEKLNLLDISQQWWISPSTIVSALRELNYICDFPPTLPLDGELLRMQKWYEIAIGKLSALFTNLE, from the coding sequence ATGCATTTACCTCAACAGCGATGGCAGATTTTCTCACCACAGCCAGATTTGTCACGAGAGATCGCTGATTCTACGGGACTTTCACCCATAATTGCTCAGGTTTTGCTAAATCGCGGTATTAATACTCCCGAAGCTGCCAAGATCTTTCTCGATCCTGAACTGGAAGATTTGCCTGATCCTAAACAAGAATTTCCTGACTTAATTAGGAGTATTGACCGTATTGAACTAGCCATTAAAAATGGCGATCGCATCACGATCTGTGGTGACTATGATGTTGACGGCATGACCAGCACCGCTTTGTTAATTCGCACCTTGCGATTATTAGGCGCAATTGTGGAATATGAAATTCCGAGTCGGATGACGGAGGGCTATGGAATTAATGCGCGGATCGTGCAGGATTGTCACGATCGCGATGTGAAATTAATTATTACGGTGGACAATGGTATCGCTGCATATGAAGCGATCGCTCTTGCAGAGTCCTTAAATATTTCTGTAATTGTCACCGATCATCACGAAGTCCCCGAAGACCCTAACAAAATTCCTCCCGCGACAGCAATTCTCAATCCGAAATATCAGGTTGATCCAAATTCACCTTATGCAGCGATTGCTGGTGTTGGGGTTGCCTATGTGTTGGCATTGGAATTAAGCGATCGCTTTGGCAAACGTACTGAATTAGAAAATCCTTTATTAGAATTATTTACACTCGGCACGATCGCTGATCTTGCCTCGTTAACTGGTATTAATCGTCGATTGGTGAAAAAGGGTTTACGGTTACTTTCGCAATCTAAAGTAATTGGCATTATTGCGCTGATTAACGAAACGGGAATTGCTAAAGACAAACAAACTGGATTGAAACCTGAAGCGATCGGATTTGGACTTGGTCCTCGCATTAATGCGATCGGGCGAATCGGCAATCCGCAAGTGATTATTGACCTGTTAACTTGCGAAGAAATGGGGCAAGCGATCGCTTTAGCGCAAGAATGCGAGGCAACTAATCGTAAACGCCAAGATCTTTGTAAAGAGATCGAACAAGAGGCGATCGCCTATATGACTAAGAGACGTTTAGATGGTTTTGATATTACTCAAGAGCGTGTTTTGGTGATTGTTGATCGAGAAGTTCAAAATGCACTCACCCCTGCAAAAACTAAAAAAAAGAAATCTACCTTGTCTAGCAGCGATCAAGATTTACCAAAGGGCAATGGCTGGCATCACGGCGTAATCGGTATTGTCGCTTCGCGCCTAGTCGAACGCTACGGTGCACCCGTCTTTATTGGTAGTTATGAGGATGCTCATGACGAAGATTTAGAATCAAAACATAAAGGTGCAACTGTGCGCTTCTCAGTACGTGGTATTCCCGAATTTCATGTCTTCCATTCCCTAGAATATATCGCAAATATACGGAATAAAGGCGGTGGACATAAGGCGGCGGGAGGATTTACGCTTCCTGCGGAGAATATGGAAAAGTTGCGAAGCGGATTGAGAGAATTTGCCGATCGCGAAAATCTTCTCCCTAGTCACATCATGCCGTTAATCAATGTTGACGTGCTTGCCGACATTAGTGACATCTCAATGACAATGTTGCAGACCTGCGATCGACTGCAACCCTGTGGGCTAGGCAATCCTGACCCCGTATTTTACAGTAAAAATGTACGGGTACTAGCTCAACAGACTCGCGGTAAGGATAAAGTCAAACATCTTTCGCTTACGCTGGATACTGGAAATGGTGAAAAGCTGAAGGCGATCGCATGGCGATGGGGAGAATATTGCCCTGTGCCTGATTATGTGGATATTGCTTATAAGTTACGTGCGAATCAATGGCAAGACACAACTTCAGTAGAATTAGAAGTAGTTGGTATTCGCGAGGCAACAGGTACAGCAATGGAAAGTTCTCAAAATTCGCCTAAGCAATTGCAGTTGCAATACAACCCTGCTCCAATAATTACGAAATTTCCTCAATGGCAGAAATTGAGTGAAGCGCCAAGACCTTTGCCTCGTCCGTTATTGCTATATGGCTGCGATCGCCCTGCCGATAAATTTAAAGGCGATGTCGATTGCGATCGCCCAAATCGTAATCGCAATTATCAATCGATTGTTCTTTGGACTTTGCCACCATCTTTCACCCACCTACAATGGCTAATTGCGATCGCCAAACCCGATTATATCTATCTCGGTTCCCATATTCCTTCACTCCCTTCTATTGATCAATTTCTTGCCCAAGTTCAATCTCTTGATTTAGAGAATATAGAGAAATTAAATCTGTTAGATATCTCACAGCAATGGTGGATTTCTCCTAGTACGATCGTCTCGGCTTTGAGAGAATTGAACTACATCTGCGACTTCCCTCCAACATTACCTCTTGATGGAGAACTTCTCAGAATGCAAAAATGGTATGAGATTGCGATCGGAAAGCTGTCAGCATTATTTACAAACTTAGAATGA
- a CDS encoding histidine kinase produces the protein MRTIPTLPESTLQLLLFIDDRPKAKDLVKDVEEFLQRESDCRSELQIINVASQPQLAELFKVVMSPALLKLSPLPRQTIAGKNILKQLENSLDTWKQQVLDKTNNHPPELAQNIDYMNEVARLADDVFRLSQEKSEIEEQIRFKDRVLGMLAHDLRNPLTAILLAIDTIEKSGDKIDPQMVSRLLKHARNKARDADNMITDILEAGRGANAQFRTQRQKIQFDQLCHSVLSDFYFSKCLEGKHQKLVKDIPNDLPPVYVDQEKIRQVLINLLGNATKYTPEGGKIELTVMHRTAQKIEVSITDNGLGIPAEMRDRVFEERYRLERDGDADGYGIGLSLCRRIITAHYGHIWVDDAIGKKGSCFRFTLPVY, from the coding sequence ATGAGGACTATTCCAACATTACCTGAATCAACCCTACAACTCTTACTATTTATTGACGATCGCCCCAAGGCAAAAGATTTAGTCAAGGATGTGGAGGAATTTTTGCAACGAGAAAGTGATTGTCGATCCGAACTCCAAATTATTAATGTCGCCAGTCAGCCACAACTTGCCGAACTATTTAAAGTGGTCATGTCACCAGCCTTGCTCAAATTATCACCTTTACCAAGACAAACGATCGCGGGGAAAAACATACTCAAACAGCTAGAAAATAGCTTGGATACTTGGAAACAGCAGGTATTAGACAAAACAAATAACCATCCGCCTGAACTTGCTCAGAATATTGACTACATGAATGAAGTTGCACGTCTTGCTGATGACGTATTTAGACTGTCGCAAGAGAAATCTGAAATTGAAGAGCAAATTCGTTTTAAGGATCGCGTGTTAGGGATGCTAGCTCATGATCTGCGAAACCCCCTAACCGCAATTTTATTAGCGATCGACACCATCGAAAAAAGCGGCGACAAAATCGATCCGCAAATGGTATCTCGTCTACTCAAACATGCTCGCAACAAAGCACGGGATGCCGATAACATGATTACCGACATTCTCGAAGCAGGACGGGGGGCTAATGCCCAATTTCGCACCCAACGACAAAAAATCCAATTTGATCAGCTTTGTCATAGCGTATTGAGCGATTTTTATTTCAGTAAATGTCTTGAGGGAAAGCACCAAAAATTAGTCAAGGATATTCCTAACGATTTGCCGCCTGTTTATGTAGATCAAGAAAAAATTCGTCAAGTTTTAATAAATCTCTTAGGCAACGCTACTAAATACACCCCCGAAGGCGGCAAAATAGAGCTTACAGTCATGCATCGCACTGCCCAAAAGATTGAAGTTAGCATTACTGACAACGGCCTTGGGATTCCTGCAGAAATGCGCGATCGCGTATTTGAGGAGCGTTATCGTCTAGAACGCGATGGTGATGCCGATGGCTATGGTATTGGTTTATCACTATGCCGCCGTATTATTACCGCCCACTATGGTCACATCTGGGTTGATGACGCGATCGGCAAAAAAGGCAGTTGCTTCCGCTTTACGCTTCCCGTTTATTAA
- a CDS encoding NnrU family protein, translated as MTSLSSFFSTYFTHFVMLGLILTFAIAHSGLAELRMWAEERIGARLYRVIFALVSIPLAVVLLIYFFNHRYDGEQLWNVQGVTGVSEFVLILSAISFLFLYPATFNLTEVAAIKKPEVHLFETGIIRICRHPQMIGQCLWGIAHALWVGTSFTLVTAIALVIYHLYAVWHGDQRLFKRYGDAFLAVKERTSVLPFVAIAQGRQQLVLKEFVRPAYIGVAITIVLFRWLHPIAITASANVNW; from the coding sequence ATGACCTCTCTTAGCTCCTTCTTCTCGACTTACTTCACCCATTTTGTAATGTTGGGGCTGATTTTGACCTTTGCGATCGCCCATAGTGGGCTTGCCGAATTACGGATGTGGGCAGAGGAACGGATTGGAGCAAGGCTATATCGAGTAATTTTTGCACTAGTTAGCATTCCCCTTGCGGTAGTACTACTTATTTATTTCTTCAACCATCGTTATGACGGTGAACAGTTGTGGAATGTACAAGGAGTTACGGGCGTAAGTGAGTTTGTATTGATTCTTTCAGCAATTTCATTTCTTTTTCTTTATCCTGCTACGTTTAACTTAACTGAAGTTGCTGCGATCAAAAAGCCAGAGGTACATTTATTTGAAACGGGGATCATTCGTATTTGTCGCCATCCACAGATGATTGGTCAATGTCTATGGGGCATAGCTCATGCACTTTGGGTAGGAACGTCTTTTACATTGGTAACAGCGATCGCATTAGTTATCTATCATTTATACGCTGTGTGGCATGGCGATCAGCGTTTGTTCAAACGATATGGCGATGCTTTCTTAGCGGTGAAGGAGCGGACTTCAGTATTGCCATTTGTGGCGATCGCTCAAGGTCGTCAGCAATTAGTTTTAAAAGAATTTGTGCGCCCTGCTTATATTGGTGTTGCAATTACGATTGTTTTATTTAGATGGCTACACCCGATCGCAATTACTGCATCTGCAAATGTAAATTGGTAA